From one Microthrixaceae bacterium genomic stretch:
- a CDS encoding DUF2617 family protein, translated as MSLQTVDIASVDVLGDALRLHLGPNLLPAVATSHIRLGPSITVVLEALAASHRVTVTYGGSEAIVETVACRNGGDPVSTLVSPDRLPSSYRQTIAHGTYCFAGRKITGQSELEDGARMLRAISGRPGSLVVGFPGHPDALTGLVLDTSDQHSLAWSSWHLYPGVDPHMIVTTSALELQEVA; from the coding sequence ATGAGCCTCCAAACGGTAGATATCGCGTCGGTCGATGTGTTGGGTGACGCGCTGCGCCTCCACTTGGGGCCCAACCTCCTGCCCGCGGTGGCAACGAGCCACATTCGCCTGGGACCGTCGATCACAGTCGTGCTCGAGGCGTTGGCTGCCTCACACCGGGTCACGGTGACCTATGGCGGCTCGGAGGCGATTGTCGAGACCGTTGCTTGCCGGAACGGAGGAGACCCGGTATCCACGCTGGTCTCCCCCGACCGCCTGCCATCCTCGTACCGCCAGACCATTGCCCATGGCACCTATTGCTTCGCCGGGCGCAAGATCACCGGACAGAGCGAGCTCGAAGACGGGGCTCGAATGCTGAGAGCGATCAGTGGGCGCCCCGGCTCGTTGGTGGTGGGGTTTCCCGGCCACCCCGATGCCCTCACCGGGCTAGTGCTCGACACCTCAGATCAGCACTCGTTGGCATGGAGCTCATGGCATCTATACCCGGGAGTAGATCCCCACATGATCGTCACCACCTCGGCCCTCGAACTGCAGGAGGTCGCCTGA